A window of the Mesotoga prima MesG1.Ag.4.2 genome harbors these coding sequences:
- the eno gene encoding phosphopyruvate hydratase encodes MYAQIVDLVAREVLDSRGTPTVEAEVWLDDGGHGRAIVPSGASTGKFEALELRDGDKKRFLGKGTLKAVENINEVIAPEIIGMNAFDQITLDAALLELDGTENKDKLGANAILAVSMAVARAAADSIDTPLYKYLGGVNAKALPVPFMNIVNGGKHADNNLDIQEFMIVPAGFKHFRDALRAGVEVFHNLKKLLKDSGHVTAVGDEGGFAPSFENNEASLKYIINAIDAAGYKAGEEIMIALDCAANEFYNEDKGLYNIDGNELTPDQLIEYYSNLTKRYPIISIEDPFAEEDWESFAKFTREIGDTIQIVGDDLFVTNIKRLKKGIEKKSANSILIKLNQIGSVTETLNTIEYAQKHGMTCVISHRSGETEDTFISHLAVAANTGMIKTGSASRTDRIAKYNELLRIEEELGEQAEFRGRESFYNL; translated from the coding sequence ATGTACGCTCAAATCGTTGATTTAGTAGCCAGGGAGGTACTTGATTCAAGGGGGACCCCAACAGTTGAGGCCGAGGTATGGCTTGACGACGGTGGTCATGGTAGAGCAATAGTCCCTTCAGGAGCTTCAACCGGGAAGTTCGAGGCTCTTGAACTAAGAGATGGAGATAAGAAGAGATTTCTCGGAAAGGGCACGCTAAAGGCGGTTGAAAATATAAACGAAGTGATCGCTCCTGAGATCATAGGCATGAATGCCTTTGACCAGATAACTCTTGATGCGGCCCTTCTTGAGCTTGATGGAACTGAAAACAAGGACAAGCTTGGTGCCAATGCAATTCTTGCCGTCTCAATGGCAGTTGCACGTGCCGCGGCCGATAGTATCGATACACCGCTGTACAAATATCTAGGCGGAGTCAACGCAAAGGCTCTTCCTGTACCGTTTATGAACATCGTAAATGGTGGAAAACACGCAGACAACAACCTGGATATCCAGGAGTTCATGATAGTGCCCGCCGGCTTCAAGCATTTTAGGGACGCCCTTAGAGCTGGAGTAGAAGTCTTCCATAATCTGAAGAAGCTCTTGAAGGATAGCGGTCACGTCACTGCAGTAGGTGACGAAGGCGGATTTGCTCCGAGTTTTGAAAACAACGAGGCCTCGCTGAAATACATCATAAACGCTATAGACGCGGCCGGTTACAAGGCAGGAGAAGAGATCATGATTGCCCTTGATTGTGCAGCGAACGAATTCTACAACGAAGACAAGGGCCTCTATAACATCGACGGGAATGAGCTCACTCCAGATCAGCTGATCGAATACTACTCGAATCTCACGAAGAGATACCCAATAATCTCAATTGAAGACCCATTTGCCGAAGAGGACTGGGAAAGCTTTGCAAAGTTCACGAGAGAGATTGGAGACACTATTCAGATTGTTGGAGACGATCTTTTCGTTACCAATATAAAGAGACTCAAAAAAGGCATCGAGAAGAAATCGGCCAATTCCATTCTAATCAAGCTCAACCAGATCGGTTCTGTCACTGAGACTCTCAACACGATCGAGTATGCGCAAAAGCACGGAATGACCTGTGTAATCTCACACAGATCTGGAGAGACTGAAGATACTTTTATTTCTCACCTTGCCGTAGCCGCTAACACAGGCATGATAAAGACAGGTTCTGCATCAAGGACAGACAGAATCGCGAAGTATAACGAGCTTCTGAGAATCGAAGAAGAACTCGGAGAACAGGCAGAGTTCAGAGGAAGGGAATCCTTCTATAATCTCTAA
- a CDS encoding uridine monophosphate kinase, translating to MYKRVLLKLSGEVLSGEGARGFDSERTSFLIEELRPVIEKEIQLAIVIGAGNLIRGRELSNMRGSRADELGILGTIMNALYLKEALCVNGFETIAVSSIAGISSLVEHRYDTIEDALNEGKIVVFGGGTYLPFFTTDTAAAVRAVEIGADVLIKGTKVDGVYDKDPKTNEDATKIDRTTFSEAIEKGLGIMDIEAFSICQRYGLSVRVIDFFNKGNLFDAIIGGKTGTVVLPD from the coding sequence ATGTATAAGAGAGTGCTCTTGAAACTCAGCGGTGAGGTTTTGAGCGGAGAAGGCGCGAGAGGATTTGATTCAGAGAGAACTTCCTTTCTCATCGAAGAACTCCGCCCGGTTATTGAAAAGGAAATTCAACTTGCAATAGTGATCGGTGCGGGAAATCTTATAAGGGGTCGTGAACTGTCGAATATGAGAGGATCAAGAGCCGATGAGCTTGGGATACTTGGCACCATTATGAACGCCCTTTATTTGAAGGAAGCACTCTGCGTGAACGGTTTCGAGACGATAGCAGTCTCCTCGATTGCCGGTATTTCTTCTCTAGTTGAGCACAGATACGATACCATTGAAGATGCTCTAAATGAGGGAAAGATAGTCGTTTTTGGCGGCGGGACATATCTGCCTTTTTTTACGACGGACACAGCTGCCGCAGTGAGGGCAGTCGAAATCGGCGCAGATGTTTTGATAAAGGGCACGAAGGTTGATGGAGTATATGACAAAGATCCTAAGACGAATGAAGATGCCACCAAGATTGACAGAACAACCTTCTCTGAGGCTATCGAGAAGGGATTAGGCATCATGGATATAGAAGCCTTCTCGATTTGTCAGAGGTATGGATTATCCGTTAGAGTTATAGACTTCTTCAACAAGGGTAACCTGTTCGATGCTATAATAGGCGGGAAAACAGGCACGGTAGTTTTACCTGATTAA
- the tsf gene encoding translation elongation factor Ts yields MANITSDMVKKLRDATQAGMMDCKKALVETDGDFDQAKDYLRKKGILKADKVSGRETAEGLVYSYIHHNDKLGVLLELNCVTDFVARMEEFKELAHKIALQLAAMGARFISREHVPQEIIDKEKEIYTEQMKDSGKPANIIERIVESKLESFYKDNCLIEQEYVFESGKTINDLLVELIAKTGENIKISRFVRWQVGESEN; encoded by the coding sequence ATGGCAAATATCACCAGCGACATGGTAAAGAAACTCCGTGATGCCACTCAAGCGGGCATGATGGATTGTAAAAAGGCGTTGGTCGAAACCGATGGAGATTTCGATCAGGCAAAGGACTATCTCAGGAAGAAGGGGATACTGAAGGCAGACAAGGTTTCGGGAAGAGAGACGGCCGAAGGACTTGTTTATTCTTATATTCATCACAACGACAAACTCGGGGTACTTCTCGAGCTCAACTGTGTCACCGACTTTGTGGCGAGAATGGAAGAATTCAAAGAGCTTGCTCACAAGATCGCTCTGCAGCTGGCTGCTATGGGAGCTAGATTTATCTCCCGCGAACACGTGCCTCAGGAGATCATAGATAAAGAGAAGGAAATATACACTGAACAGATGAAAGATAGTGGAAAGCCAGCAAACATAATAGAGAGAATCGTTGAAAGCAAGCTCGAGAGTTTCTACAAGGACAACTGCCTTATCGAGCAGGAATACGTTTTTGAAAGCGGCAAGACGATAAACGATCTCCTTGTCGAACTGATTGCGAAGACCGGCGAGAACATTAAAATCAGCAGATTCGTCCGCTGGCAAGTTGGAGAGTCTGAGAACTGA
- the coaD gene encoding pantetheine-phosphate adenylyltransferase, translated as MKAVYPGSFDPITYGHIDLVERCSKIFDEVLVLVMENVNKKHFFSHEERIEMVRCGVSHLENVTIITYSGLLVDFAKANDVKIIIRGLRAVSDFELELQMAHANKAMLQELETLFLMTDTSNSFISSSMVREIAAFGGDISKWVPPCVQEEFRRKLGK; from the coding sequence ATGAAAGCCGTTTATCCAGGTTCCTTTGATCCGATAACATACGGTCACATAGATTTGGTCGAAAGATGCAGCAAAATCTTTGACGAGGTTCTGGTGCTCGTCATGGAAAACGTAAACAAGAAACATTTTTTTAGTCATGAAGAGAGAATTGAAATGGTAAGGTGTGGCGTGTCTCATCTGGAGAACGTTACTATCATAACTTACAGCGGGCTTCTAGTTGATTTCGCCAAAGCCAATGATGTTAAGATCATAATTCGTGGTCTCAGAGCCGTATCAGACTTTGAGCTCGAGCTTCAAATGGCTCACGCCAATAAGGCTATGCTTCAAGAGCTGGAAACGCTTTTTCTAATGACAGACACTTCCAACTCTTTCATTTCTTCTTCTATGGTCCGTGAAATAGCGGCATTTGGGGGAGACATTTCCAAATGGGTTCCGCCTTGCGTACAGGAAGAATTCAGAAGAAAGCTCGGGAAATGA
- a CDS encoding RrF2 family transcriptional regulator, translating to MGFTLKSSYALRALYKMAKSTREGKDKLSLVEIVQGNEIPRDFLEKIFGELRQAGIIKAVRGRYGGYCLARPANEILLRDVILKLDKPMNSYPCLQQNGKCLEDPNCTVKYVWFKLYNAMMRELGSMTLENLLEYGDKIAQNPLESNEMKENLK from the coding sequence ATGGGTTTTACGCTTAAAAGCAGTTACGCTTTGAGAGCACTTTATAAGATGGCAAAGTCGACCCGCGAAGGAAAGGATAAGCTCTCGCTCGTCGAGATCGTCCAGGGAAATGAGATTCCGAGAGATTTTCTGGAGAAGATCTTCGGTGAACTGAGACAGGCGGGGATAATAAAAGCCGTAAGAGGCAGGTATGGTGGATACTGTCTCGCGAGACCTGCAAACGAGATACTACTGAGAGACGTTATACTGAAGCTCGATAAACCTATGAATTCATATCCGTGTCTTCAGCAGAACGGAAAGTGTCTTGAAGACCCGAATTGTACTGTTAAGTATGTATGGTTCAAACTATACAACGCAATGATGAGAGAACTCGGTTCTATGACTCTCGAGAATCTGCTTGAATACGGCGATAAAATTGCTCAGAACCCCTTGGAATCAAATGAGATGAAGGAGAATCTAAAGTAG
- the ftsY gene encoding signal recognition particle-docking protein FtsY: MGVFSRLNDGLKRTREGFFKRVRKLLSFESLDSDSLEEIEELLILSDMGSETAEEVIEALKDRKDKGKEPIEVLKEVLVEILDIPFEVPQARPYVVSVVGVNGTGKTTTIGKLSKLYSSNGNKVVLAACDTFRAAAVEQLRIWSERANVDFISQGQGADSAAVAFDAVRHAVSKGKDVVIVDTAGRLHTRSNLMEELKKVHRVIGKASPGAPNEVLLVIDATTGQNGLVQAKKFKEAVDVTGIVLTKLDGTAKGGIIFAIVKELGIPVRYIGVGEKEDDLKPFDSREFVNALLSTGEEGSEEA; encoded by the coding sequence ATGGGAGTTTTTTCTAGACTTAACGATGGTTTGAAGAGGACCAGAGAAGGCTTCTTCAAGAGGGTAAGAAAACTTCTCTCTTTTGAATCGCTTGATTCTGACTCACTTGAAGAAATCGAGGAGCTCCTGATATTGTCCGATATGGGTTCCGAAACGGCTGAGGAAGTCATCGAAGCTTTGAAAGATAGAAAAGATAAAGGGAAGGAACCCATTGAGGTACTGAAAGAAGTCCTTGTCGAGATACTTGACATACCCTTTGAGGTGCCACAAGCGAGACCTTACGTAGTTTCGGTGGTCGGCGTTAACGGCACCGGAAAGACAACCACAATAGGCAAGCTTTCCAAACTCTACTCGAGCAATGGAAACAAAGTGGTTCTCGCTGCCTGTGACACTTTTAGGGCAGCCGCAGTAGAACAACTAAGAATATGGAGTGAAAGAGCGAACGTTGACTTCATAAGCCAGGGTCAGGGCGCCGATTCCGCAGCAGTGGCCTTTGACGCTGTAAGGCACGCAGTAAGTAAGGGAAAGGATGTAGTGATTGTCGACACGGCAGGCAGATTGCACACCCGAAGCAACCTGATGGAAGAACTGAAGAAAGTACATAGAGTAATCGGCAAAGCATCGCCCGGAGCTCCTAATGAAGTATTGCTTGTAATTGATGCAACTACGGGACAGAATGGCCTGGTACAGGCCAAAAAATTCAAAGAAGCTGTCGATGTCACCGGGATCGTACTGACGAAGCTTGATGGTACCGCTAAAGGTGGTATTATTTTCGCTATTGTAAAGGAACTTGGGATACCGGTGAGATATATAGGCGTAGGAGAAAAGGAAGATGATTTGAAACCCTTTGACAGCAGGGAATTCGTGAACGCTCTTTTGTCTACCGGGGAAGAGGGTTCAGAGGAGGCTTAG
- a CDS encoding proline--tRNA ligase encodes MRFSQLYAPTLKEAPADADLISIKLLVRGGFVRKVAAGIYSFLPLGFRVLKKIEDIVRQEMNAIGSQEILMPIIQPAELWHETGRWDDYGPEMMRMQDRHERFFTLGPTHEEIITHLLRNELNSYKQLPVSLYQIAMKYRDEIRPRFGLMRSREFLMKDAYSFHGSWSSLDETYKQFYGAYSKILQRIGLEFLVVEADSGAIGGNESHEFNVLADYGESTLLYCDCGYAASDEKAEYLLQEESQEGAVADLKIVPTPNSRTVDEVSAFLEVTSRDIVKSLIYKGRKGYYMALIRGNEELNESKLKAALEDQTLVMATPQEVLDLLGVPIGFVGPIGLPKEVTIIADHTIKGLKNAVCGALKEGYHYSGVLPGRDFKIDSWHDLKMVTEGDPCPKCGAPMKSAKGIEVGHIFKLGTKYSEKMNGYVTDEKGNSIHYIMGCYGWGVSRTISAIVEQLHDENGIIWPLAVAPFDIIVTAVNIKDPIVSEKSIQLYDILSEAGFEVLLDDREISPGMKFKDADLIGIPVRITLGKKLAQGIVEVKPRTEKKPLEVSIVDGFDTLLEEIKKELSNYRPVSKMEAE; translated from the coding sequence ATGAGGTTTTCACAGCTTTACGCCCCAACATTGAAAGAAGCTCCCGCCGACGCCGACTTGATAAGTATCAAACTACTCGTTCGTGGTGGATTTGTGAGAAAAGTAGCGGCAGGCATCTATTCCTTTCTTCCGCTCGGTTTTCGTGTTCTGAAGAAGATTGAGGATATCGTCCGTCAGGAGATGAACGCTATTGGTTCTCAAGAAATTCTTATGCCGATCATTCAGCCGGCTGAGTTATGGCACGAGACTGGCAGATGGGACGACTATGGACCGGAAATGATGAGAATGCAGGATAGGCATGAGCGGTTCTTCACGCTAGGGCCTACCCATGAAGAGATCATTACCCATCTTCTAAGAAACGAGCTTAATTCATACAAGCAGCTTCCCGTTTCGCTTTATCAGATAGCTATGAAATACAGAGACGAGATTCGCCCCAGATTCGGACTCATGAGATCGAGAGAATTTCTTATGAAGGACGCATACAGTTTTCATGGTTCTTGGTCCTCATTAGATGAGACCTACAAGCAGTTCTACGGTGCATACAGTAAGATTCTCCAAAGGATTGGACTGGAATTTCTCGTTGTGGAAGCTGATTCCGGGGCCATTGGCGGTAATGAGTCTCACGAATTCAACGTTCTAGCCGATTACGGTGAATCCACTCTGCTCTATTGCGACTGTGGCTACGCGGCCTCCGATGAAAAAGCAGAGTATCTGTTGCAAGAAGAATCTCAAGAAGGGGCTGTTGCTGACTTAAAGATAGTTCCTACGCCGAATTCCAGGACGGTAGATGAGGTTTCGGCTTTCCTTGAAGTGACCTCGAGGGATATTGTGAAGTCCCTAATATATAAAGGTAGAAAGGGCTACTATATGGCTCTGATTCGCGGAAACGAAGAGTTGAACGAATCAAAACTGAAGGCCGCTCTAGAGGACCAGACTCTCGTTATGGCAACCCCTCAGGAGGTTCTGGATTTACTGGGAGTTCCGATCGGTTTTGTCGGTCCAATTGGCCTTCCAAAAGAAGTCACAATCATTGCAGATCATACAATAAAAGGTTTGAAAAACGCGGTTTGTGGTGCACTGAAAGAGGGGTATCATTATTCCGGTGTTCTTCCCGGACGCGACTTCAAAATTGATTCCTGGCACGATCTCAAAATGGTTACTGAAGGAGATCCCTGTCCTAAATGCGGGGCACCTATGAAATCGGCAAAGGGCATCGAAGTAGGACATATTTTCAAACTCGGGACGAAATATTCGGAAAAGATGAACGGATACGTGACCGACGAAAAAGGTAATAGTATTCATTATATTATGGGCTGTTACGGCTGGGGTGTGTCTAGAACTATTAGCGCCATAGTTGAGCAGCTTCATGATGAAAATGGTATCATCTGGCCGCTAGCTGTAGCTCCGTTCGACATCATCGTAACTGCGGTCAACATAAAGGATCCTATCGTCTCAGAGAAATCCATACAACTATACGATATTTTGAGTGAGGCGGGCTTCGAGGTTCTCCTCGACGATAGAGAGATATCTCCCGGAATGAAGTTCAAAGACGCAGACCTTATAGGGATTCCCGTAAGAATAACGCTCGGCAAGAAGCTTGCCCAAGGTATAGTCGAAGTGAAACCAAGAACGGAGAAGAAACCACTTGAAGTTAGTATTGTAGATGGATTCGATACCCTTTTGGAAGAGATCAAGAAAGAGCTCTCTAATTACAGACCTGTTAGCAAGATGGAGGCCGAATAA
- a CDS encoding purine-nucleoside phosphorylase, which produces MSISLLQEELRDYVENVKRAARFIEKEVDLQPKVAVILGSGLGDVSKSLENAVSIPYDEIPGFPLSTAPGHKGELIFGNALHHSVMLMNGRFHFYEGYSMRTVTFPIRIMQELGVEVLLITNASGGLNPDFEVGRVMLIRDIINFMGDNPLIGQNVDEWGPRFPDMSEPVDRDLLSKALLSAKELGIGVYEGVYVGVAGPNFETPAELRMLRRFGADAVGMSTVPEVIVARHAGIRVLGLSAISDRAVAEDLKPLTAEEVLEMAKKAGNDISKLILKTLEKI; this is translated from the coding sequence ATGAGTATTTCCTTGCTTCAGGAAGAGCTTAGGGACTATGTAGAAAATGTCAAAAGAGCCGCTCGCTTCATAGAAAAGGAAGTCGATTTGCAGCCTAAAGTTGCGGTAATTCTTGGCAGCGGTCTTGGAGACGTGTCGAAGAGCCTTGAAAATGCCGTTTCAATTCCTTACGATGAGATCCCCGGCTTCCCGTTGTCTACCGCTCCGGGTCATAAGGGCGAACTGATTTTCGGAAATGCCCTCCATCATAGTGTAATGCTTATGAATGGTCGCTTCCACTTTTATGAAGGTTACTCAATGAGAACCGTCACCTTTCCCATAAGAATAATGCAGGAACTGGGTGTGGAGGTTCTCCTGATTACAAACGCTTCCGGTGGCCTGAATCCGGACTTTGAAGTAGGTAGAGTCATGCTTATAAGGGATATTATCAATTTCATGGGCGACAACCCTCTAATAGGTCAGAATGTTGACGAATGGGGCCCGCGTTTCCCCGATATGAGCGAGCCAGTCGACAGAGACCTCTTGAGCAAGGCTCTTCTTTCTGCGAAAGAACTTGGAATCGGAGTGTATGAAGGTGTATATGTTGGAGTGGCCGGGCCAAACTTCGAGACTCCAGCAGAGCTGAGAATGCTGCGACGGTTCGGTGCGGATGCCGTGGGTATGTCGACAGTTCCGGAGGTCATCGTTGCCCGGCATGCAGGTATTAGAGTATTGGGACTATCGGCGATTTCCGACAGGGCAGTAGCCGAGGATCTGAAGCCGCTAACTGCCGAAGAAGTTCTGGAAATGGCAAAAAAAGCTGGCAACGATATAAGCAAATTGATACTTAAGACTCTAGAAAAAATATAG
- a CDS encoding ABC transporter substrate-binding protein codes for MRKILLVTLTVLFFSLVAFASDPETFVNLTIGEPETLDPLHSYDTASGEVILNLYDNLIQYDGESVTDYLPMISTEVPSVENGLINPEGTVYTFPIREGVKFHTGNVLTPEDVKYSFHRYILGDPSGGPQWMIIEALTGGAHASVESWFEAYSGMPYSEAVDADKNVVSEEARQKLISFYEEVVSPKVKIEGNSVVFTLDAPWGPFMNTIAHFGSWAAITDSKWGIENGAWDGKADGWWKWHDLEPQESPYHNAEAGSGPFKLVEWDSAEQKVILERFDDYWAGPATIKNVMIWGIDEFSTRKAIFEAGDADIAYFGSSYLDQAEALAAEGKAVVTKGYPTASITSLHFNWLVAEGSEYLGSGKLDGNGVPRDFFSDIHVRRGFAYCYDGTTFVDEVLNGNGVLVPTDLPKGFLGYDETLPLPEFNLAKAAEEFKKAWGGEVWEKGFKIQLLYNTGNDERQTIAEMLAYFVNSINPKFKVETLGVQWPTYLAAQRNGFLPIFTIGWLADYPDPHNFIATYYASYGAYASRQGVPFQEWAAANVDAEISAAAVSVDNEERIKLYRSIQEKVIDAAIGIPLYMPTGLNVRAPWVEGWYPHLVRSGFYYYQLSKNQ; via the coding sequence GTGAGAAAGATTTTACTGGTAACACTTACTGTACTTTTCTTTTCGTTAGTTGCGTTTGCTAGTGACCCAGAAACGTTTGTGAATCTCACTATTGGTGAACCGGAAACTCTCGATCCGCTTCACTCTTATGATACGGCCAGTGGTGAGGTAATATTGAATCTGTATGACAACTTGATTCAGTACGACGGTGAGTCTGTTACTGACTACCTGCCGATGATTTCTACGGAAGTACCTTCTGTGGAGAACGGCCTGATCAATCCAGAGGGAACCGTATACACATTCCCGATAAGGGAAGGGGTCAAGTTCCACACTGGAAACGTTCTTACTCCTGAGGACGTCAAGTATTCGTTCCATAGGTACATTCTTGGTGACCCGTCTGGTGGACCTCAGTGGATGATCATCGAAGCTCTAACCGGTGGCGCTCACGCAAGCGTTGAAAGCTGGTTCGAAGCTTACTCAGGTATGCCATATTCAGAAGCAGTTGATGCCGACAAGAACGTCGTTTCTGAAGAAGCAAGGCAGAAACTGATTTCCTTCTATGAGGAAGTTGTAAGCCCGAAGGTCAAGATAGAGGGAAACAGTGTTGTATTCACTCTTGATGCTCCTTGGGGACCTTTCATGAACACGATAGCTCATTTTGGGTCTTGGGCAGCTATAACTGACTCCAAGTGGGGAATCGAAAATGGAGCATGGGACGGCAAAGCAGACGGCTGGTGGAAGTGGCATGATCTCGAGCCTCAGGAAAGCCCGTACCATAATGCGGAAGCTGGTTCAGGACCATTCAAGCTTGTAGAATGGGATTCTGCTGAACAGAAAGTAATTCTAGAGAGGTTTGACGACTACTGGGCAGGCCCTGCAACGATCAAGAACGTCATGATCTGGGGAATTGACGAATTCTCGACCAGAAAAGCTATATTTGAAGCAGGAGATGCCGATATTGCATACTTTGGATCCTCATATTTGGATCAGGCCGAGGCTCTTGCTGCAGAGGGGAAAGCAGTTGTCACGAAGGGTTATCCGACAGCAAGTATTACTTCCCTTCACTTTAACTGGCTCGTTGCAGAGGGCAGTGAATATCTTGGAAGTGGAAAACTAGACGGGAACGGAGTGCCAAGAGATTTCTTCTCTGATATCCATGTTAGAAGAGGATTCGCTTACTGCTACGACGGCACTACATTCGTAGATGAAGTTCTAAATGGTAATGGCGTACTTGTTCCAACAGATCTTCCCAAAGGCTTCCTAGGATATGACGAAACGCTTCCTCTGCCGGAATTCAATCTCGCAAAGGCTGCTGAAGAGTTCAAGAAGGCCTGGGGTGGAGAAGTCTGGGAAAAGGGCTTTAAGATTCAACTTCTCTACAACACCGGAAATGATGAAAGACAAACAATTGCGGAGATGCTTGCTTACTTTGTGAACTCGATCAATCCGAAGTTCAAGGTTGAGACCCTTGGTGTACAGTGGCCTACATATCTAGCTGCACAAAGGAATGGATTCTTACCTATATTTACCATAGGATGGCTTGCAGACTATCCCGATCCCCATAACTTCATAGCTACTTACTATGCAAGTTACGGTGCATACGCTTCCAGACAGGGAGTTCCTTTCCAGGAATGGGCAGCCGCAAATGTTGATGCCGAAATAAGCGCCGCTGCAGTATCTGTTGATAACGAAGAGCGTATAAAGCTTTATAGAAGCATTCAGGAAAAGGTAATTGATGCTGCAATCGGTATTCCTCTGTATATGCCAACAGGTCTCAACGTTAGAGCACCTTGGGTTGAGGGCTGGTATCCTCATCTTGTAAGGTCTGGATTCTACTATTACCAGCTTTCCAAGAATCAGTAA